Proteins found in one Nitrospirota bacterium genomic segment:
- a CDS encoding FG-GAP-like repeat-containing protein, which translates to MKAQWSWRVLAMFLGVFLAAAAGWMVVPSVADAASCEGAPAPCAEDTALDNCTQCHSMGITGGNRNGTDRMITVSSASNRHILGPPMASWLSTVQGMIAKGGGGVAATIAAYLDTNYCPTCTGPIMSSATISDVASDQFTVSWTTSGNAFGDLAATSCVIYGTSLAEMTGDTCNPSDPSYDPNGSSFVTNHSVRVTGLSPLTQYFVVHRSTAGANTATYAGAATVTTFPGGGGGGGGALGIIASVTVGNYNADTHLDIGVGVSTKSHVLTFLGTGGPGSGAFTAGPTLTNVGTTPSAITSGGVEADFDEDGFDDLAVANFGEASQNVAIFLGTSPSGFETTPVAQIALADPPTGVATGDFNEDGNLDLAVATVQLDGLMGHLLIFMGAGTGQFPGAPAYTYNIEVAVAQGPQVTDIVPNTVDCTGLPTNITIMGSLLLSSATVTLDGVLPLPVVSGSPDNTSLVVSVPNTATAGTHSVVVSLGPSSGSGTLVINPRNVTVSSVSPASKVYGVDPAGQVTIIGTNFTLGAEVTIGSLNGVTVAGTFASATTPFVFVNSAAIRVWVGSTDLPAGTYDVTVENVDACGGSATLSNGFTMVAPQPNVASVSPSSVNYAITSSTSVSISGANFLAGAVVTVGDLTGTTVPGTTATSTNPFVFVNSGLLRFYWPNTSLPPGQYTVQVTNPVAAGGATGTLTNGFTVNAPQPNVVSVSPNTAIYGVTPSTALSISGTNFVLGATITIGSVSGTTVQGTTATASNPFVWVNTTTLRFYWSNTSQPSGSYSVTVQNPTAAGGQSGTLANGFVISDATATITSVSPATVTYAISPSQSVSIIGSNFVLGAGIAIQGAGGTWYLAGGTVQGSTASASTPFVYVNSGLLRFWWPNTSLPAGTYDVLVSNPAAAGGQISTLTGGFQVLAPTPAPVATSPSLVTYGVSASQQVSITGSNFVLGAGIAVGNNGGTWYLNGGTVQGSNASVSTPFVFVNSGLLRFWWPNNSLPPGTYDILVYNPAAAGGQSTLLPNAFQVSAPTPVITAASPATVTYAVSSSQQVSITGSNFVLGAGIAIGTDGGTWYLNGGTVQGSNASASTPFVFVNSGLLKFWWPNTSLPAGTYDILVYNPVHAGAQSTILHNAFQVSAPTPVITAATPATVTYNSTSQQITVTGSNFVLGAGIAVGNNGGTWYLNGGTVQGSNASASTPFVFVNSGQLKFWWPSTSLPPGTYDILVYNTVPAGGQSAIKTGGFTVSP; encoded by the coding sequence ATGAAGGCACAGTGGAGCTGGCGCGTATTGGCGATGTTTCTAGGGGTGTTCCTAGCGGCAGCGGCCGGCTGGATGGTGGTACCGTCCGTGGCCGACGCCGCGTCGTGCGAAGGGGCTCCAGCACCCTGTGCGGAGGACACCGCGCTCGACAACTGCACGCAGTGTCACAGCATGGGGATTACCGGGGGGAACCGCAACGGCACGGACCGCATGATCACGGTCAGCTCCGCCTCCAACCGCCATATCCTGGGGCCGCCGATGGCGAGCTGGCTGTCCACGGTGCAAGGCATGATCGCCAAGGGCGGTGGCGGCGTTGCAGCCACCATTGCCGCGTATCTGGACACCAATTACTGTCCCACCTGCACCGGGCCCATCATGTCCAGCGCCACGATTTCCGACGTGGCCAGCGATCAATTCACCGTGAGCTGGACGACCTCGGGGAACGCGTTCGGAGATCTGGCGGCGACGAGTTGTGTGATCTACGGCACCTCGCTCGCCGAGATGACCGGGGATACGTGCAATCCATCCGACCCTTCCTATGATCCCAACGGCAGCAGCTTCGTGACCAACCACTCGGTCAGGGTCACCGGGCTCTCGCCTCTGACCCAGTATTTCGTGGTTCATCGCTCGACGGCCGGTGCAAACACCGCGACCTATGCCGGGGCAGCGACTGTGACGACGTTTCCGGGTGGCGGTGGCGGCGGTGGCGGCGCCCTGGGAATCATCGCCTCGGTAACGGTCGGGAACTATAACGCCGACACCCACCTCGATATCGGGGTGGGTGTGAGTACCAAGAGCCACGTGCTCACGTTCTTGGGCACCGGAGGCCCGGGAAGCGGCGCATTTACGGCGGGTCCGACATTGACCAACGTGGGAACTACGCCCAGCGCCATCACGTCAGGCGGCGTGGAGGCTGACTTCGACGAAGACGGCTTCGATGATCTCGCGGTGGCCAACTTTGGAGAGGCGTCACAGAACGTGGCGATCTTTCTGGGAACTTCTCCATCTGGGTTCGAGACCACGCCAGTGGCCCAGATCGCGCTCGCCGATCCCCCAACCGGTGTGGCGACGGGGGATTTCAACGAAGACGGAAACTTGGATCTGGCCGTGGCGACCGTCCAATTGGATGGTCTGATGGGGCATCTGTTGATCTTCATGGGCGCCGGCACCGGGCAGTTCCCCGGTGCTCCGGCCTACACGTATAACATCGAGGTTGCGGTCGCCCAGGGTCCGCAGGTCACCGACATCGTGCCCAATACGGTGGATTGCACGGGGCTGCCGACGAACATCACGATCATGGGCTCGTTGTTGCTCAGCAGCGCAACCGTCACCCTGGACGGCGTGCTACCGTTGCCGGTCGTTTCAGGTTCTCCCGACAACACCAGCCTGGTGGTGAGCGTGCCTAACACCGCCACTGCGGGAACCCACTCGGTGGTCGTGTCGCTCGGCCCATCGTCGGGCTCCGGCACGTTGGTGATCAATCCTCGCAACGTGACCGTTTCTTCGGTCTCGCCGGCATCGAAGGTGTACGGCGTCGACCCTGCCGGTCAGGTCACGATCATAGGGACCAACTTCACGTTGGGAGCGGAAGTCACGATCGGCTCGCTCAACGGAGTTACGGTCGCGGGAACGTTCGCGTCCGCGACAACGCCCTTCGTCTTCGTGAACAGTGCCGCCATCCGGGTATGGGTCGGCAGCACGGATCTGCCAGCCGGCACATACGACGTGACCGTCGAGAACGTCGATGCGTGCGGGGGCTCAGCGACGCTCTCAAACGGTTTCACGATGGTTGCACCGCAACCCAACGTCGCATCGGTCTCGCCGTCCAGCGTGAATTACGCCATCACGTCGAGCACGTCGGTCTCGATCAGCGGCGCGAACTTCTTGGCGGGTGCCGTGGTCACGGTCGGGGACTTGACGGGGACCACCGTGCCAGGGACCACGGCGACTTCAACCAATCCATTCGTCTTCGTCAACAGCGGCCTCCTCAGGTTCTACTGGCCCAACACGTCGCTTCCACCGGGACAGTATACCGTCCAGGTGACGAATCCTGTTGCGGCCGGTGGTGCTACGGGGACGCTCACGAACGGCTTCACGGTCAATGCTCCCCAGCCGAACGTGGTATCGGTGTCGCCGAACACTGCGATCTACGGCGTGACGCCGAGCACCGCCCTCAGTATATCGGGGACCAATTTCGTCCTGGGAGCCACGATCACGATCGGCAGCGTCTCGGGAACCACGGTGCAGGGGACGACAGCGACTGCGTCCAATCCGTTCGTGTGGGTCAATACCACGACACTCAGGTTCTACTGGTCGAACACCTCGCAGCCGTCGGGGTCGTATTCGGTCACGGTCCAGAATCCAACGGCTGCGGGAGGCCAATCGGGTACACTGGCGAACGGCTTCGTGATCAGCGACGCCACGGCGACGATCACCTCGGTGAGTCCGGCGACGGTCACGTATGCGATCTCCCCCAGCCAGTCGGTGAGCATCATCGGGTCGAACTTCGTGCTCGGGGCAGGGATCGCGATTCAGGGCGCTGGCGGAACGTGGTATCTGGCTGGCGGGACCGTGCAAGGCAGCACCGCCTCGGCGAGTACGCCGTTCGTCTACGTGAACAGCGGGCTGTTGAGGTTCTGGTGGCCCAACACCTCGCTGCCGGCCGGCACGTATGACGTCCTGGTGTCGAACCCGGCTGCCGCGGGTGGACAAATCTCGACCCTGACAGGCGGGTTCCAGGTGTTGGCTCCGACGCCAGCCCCCGTCGCCACGTCCCCGAGTTTGGTCACGTATGGGGTCTCCGCCAGCCAACAGGTGAGCATTACCGGGTCGAACTTCGTGCTTGGGGCGGGGATTGCAGTTGGAAATAACGGGGGAACGTGGTATCTGAATGGCGGGACCGTGCAAGGCAGCAATGCCTCGGTGAGTACGCCGTTCGTCTTCGTGAACAGCGGGCTGTTGCGGTTCTGGTGGCCCAACAACTCGTTGCCGCCCGGCACGTATGACATCCTGGTATATAACCCAGCGGCCGCGGGGGGACAAAGCACCCTCCTGCCCAACGCGTTCCAGGTGTCGGCGCCGACGCCGGTGATCACCGCGGCGAGTCCGGCGACCGTCACGTACGCGGTCTCCTCCAGCCAGCAGGTGAGCATCACCGGGTCGAACTTCGTGCTCGGGGCGGGGATTGCGATTGGAACGGACGGGGGAACGTGGTATCTGAATGGCGGGACCGTGCAAGGCAGCAATGCCTCGGCGAGTACGCCGTTCGTCTTCGTGAACAGCGGGCTGTTGAAGTTCTGGTGGCCCAACACGTCGTTGCCGGCCGGCACCTACGACATCCTGGTGTATAACCCGGTTCACGCAGGTGCACAAAGCACCATCCTGCACAACGCGTTCCAGGTGTCGGCGCCGACGCCGGTGATCACCGCGGCGACTCCGGCGACGGTCACCTATAATTCGACGAGCCAACAGATCACAGTGACCGGGTCGAACTTCGTGCTTGGGGCGGGGATTGCAGTTGGAAATAACGGGGGAACGTGGTATCTGAATGGCGGGACCGTGCAAGGCAGCAATGCCTCGGCGAGTACGCCGTTCGTCTTTGTGAACAGCGGGCAGTTGAAGTTCTGGTGGCCCAGCACCTCGTTGCCGCCCGGCACGTACGATATCCTGGTGTACAATACGGTTCCTGCGGGCGGACAGAGCGCGATCAAGACAGGTGGGTTCACCGTGTCGCCGTAG